Proteins co-encoded in one Terriglobales bacterium genomic window:
- a CDS encoding ABC transporter ATP-binding protein, which translates to MFAIEVRELSKSFPAEAAPRPGLFSWLRRRGPAAWVPALDEVDFTVEFGEIVGIVGANGSGKTTLLRILAALEVPDTGEAQVCDFDVECDAAEVRRNVGIVLSEDRGFQRHATLRRNLELAGAECGRHVGKPDIYYALDAAGLIQRADDRYSTLSTGLKRRLSLARALLGDPRVLLLDEPTRSVDSESAERMTDLIRHAAHSRGAAILLVSQNREEIRDLCDRTLLLDRGRLLHVTTALRPAVQV; encoded by the coding sequence ATGTTTGCCATCGAAGTTCGCGAACTCTCGAAGTCTTTTCCGGCGGAGGCAGCGCCGCGTCCCGGACTGTTCTCCTGGCTGCGCCGGCGCGGCCCGGCCGCCTGGGTCCCCGCGCTCGACGAGGTGGACTTCACCGTCGAGTTCGGCGAGATCGTGGGCATCGTGGGCGCCAACGGTTCGGGGAAGACCACGCTGCTGCGGATCCTGGCGGCACTCGAGGTCCCGGACACGGGCGAAGCCCAGGTCTGCGACTTCGACGTGGAGTGCGACGCCGCCGAGGTGCGCCGCAACGTGGGCATCGTGCTCTCCGAGGACCGCGGCTTCCAGCGCCACGCCACCCTGCGCCGCAACCTGGAACTGGCGGGAGCGGAGTGCGGGCGCCACGTGGGCAAGCCGGACATCTATTACGCGCTCGACGCTGCCGGGCTCATCCAGCGCGCCGACGACCGCTACTCCACCTTGAGCACCGGACTGAAGCGGCGCCTCTCGCTGGCGCGCGCGCTCTTGGGCGACCCTCGCGTGCTGCTGCTCGACGAGCCCACGCGCAGCGTGGATTCGGAATCCGCCGAGCGCATGACCGACCTCATCCGCCACGCCGCGCACTCCCGTGGCGCCGCCATCCTGCTGGTGTCGCAGAACCGCGAGGAGATCCGCGACCTCTGCGATCGCACCCTGCTGCTCGACCGCGGCCGCCTGCTGCACGTCACCACCGCGCTGCGGCCCGCGGTACAGGTTTGA
- a CDS encoding TraR/DksA family transcriptional regulator yields MDKKRLEQFKKKLEARQVELRRIVSRTEHDGRTADEEVAQDIADKAANSYTKEFLFHQSNSERQLLQMVEGALDRIREGAFGLCISCGAEINAKRLDAVPWTRYCIACQEKAEQGQMEENSA; encoded by the coding sequence ATGGACAAAAAGCGGCTGGAGCAATTCAAGAAGAAGCTGGAAGCGCGGCAGGTGGAGCTGCGGCGCATCGTCTCGCGCACCGAGCACGACGGGCGCACCGCCGACGAGGAGGTCGCCCAGGACATCGCTGACAAAGCCGCCAACTCCTATACCAAGGAGTTCCTCTTCCACCAGAGCAACAGCGAGCGCCAGTTGCTGCAGATGGTGGAGGGCGCGCTCGACCGCATCCGCGAGGGCGCGTTCGGCCTGTGCATTTCCTGCGGCGCGGAGATCAACGCCAAGCGCCTGGACGCCGTGCCCTGGACCCGCTACTGCATCGCCTGCCAGGAAAAAGCCGAGCAGGGACAGATGGAAGAGAACAGCGCCTGA
- a CDS encoding beta-propeller fold lactonase family protein, with protein MRFPGKPHLFLAGLSVVAITSACGGGLLGGLLGGGGGGGSNPVAKFAYVTNLAGSNLSTYNVNASTGALSTGTGSPVATSSGPSAILISPNGKFLYVGGTNITAFTINSSGTLATLAGSPFGAGTDPAGLAIDPGTKFLYVASLSLNQISAFAVNSTTGVLAAMGGSPFPAGSGPAAVAIDPAGTFLFAANSVSNDVSAYTINSTTGALTPVAGSPFAAGTAPVSLTVDRSGKFLYVTNSTSNGVSAFSIAPGTGVLTPLGGSPFPAGTKPVSVAASPIANFLYVSNSTGPSTVSAYSYDGTTGALTPIAGSPFAVAATTSQGLIVDPTGKFVYVANNGSDKVVGFKIDTATTPGALIAIPGSPFAAGSGPQHIAVLKL; from the coding sequence ATGAGGTTTCCCGGCAAGCCGCATCTGTTCCTGGCAGGACTTTCCGTCGTTGCGATCACCAGCGCGTGCGGTGGCGGATTGTTGGGTGGCCTTCTCGGCGGCGGAGGCGGCGGAGGGAGCAATCCCGTTGCGAAGTTTGCCTATGTGACCAACCTCGCCGGCAGCAATCTTTCCACCTACAACGTGAATGCGAGTACGGGCGCGCTTTCCACCGGGACGGGCTCGCCGGTCGCGACCAGTTCCGGGCCTTCCGCAATCCTGATTTCTCCCAACGGCAAGTTCCTCTACGTAGGCGGGACCAATATCACCGCCTTCACGATCAACAGTTCCGGCACGCTGGCCACTCTCGCCGGCTCGCCCTTCGGCGCCGGCACCGACCCGGCTGGCCTGGCCATCGATCCCGGGACCAAGTTCCTGTACGTGGCCAGCTTGAGCCTGAACCAGATCAGCGCCTTCGCCGTTAATTCCACCACCGGCGTCCTGGCCGCGATGGGCGGCTCTCCGTTCCCCGCCGGGAGCGGGCCGGCAGCCGTGGCGATCGATCCCGCGGGGACATTTCTGTTTGCCGCCAACAGCGTGAGCAACGACGTCTCCGCCTACACCATCAACTCCACCACTGGCGCCCTGACTCCGGTGGCCGGTTCTCCGTTCGCGGCGGGCACCGCCCCGGTTTCTCTGACGGTGGACCGTTCGGGCAAGTTCCTCTACGTCACCAACTCCACCTCCAATGGCGTCTCGGCCTTCAGCATTGCCCCCGGCACCGGCGTGCTGACGCCGCTAGGCGGCTCTCCCTTTCCGGCAGGCACCAAACCGGTTTCCGTGGCCGCCAGCCCCATCGCCAACTTCCTCTACGTTTCCAACAGCACGGGACCGTCCACGGTCTCAGCCTACAGCTATGACGGCACCACCGGCGCGCTGACCCCGATCGCCGGCTCTCCCTTTGCGGTAGCCGCCACCACCAGCCAGGGGCTGATCGTCGATCCCACCGGGAAGTTCGTGTATGTGGCCAACAATGGCTCGGACAAGGTTGTGGGCTTCAAGATTGACACGGCGACTACGCCCGGCGCGCTGATCGCCATTCCCGGGTCTCCGTTCGCCGCGGGCAGCGGTCCCCAGCACATCGCCGTCTTGAAACTTTAG